CTTCAGCAGGTGCAGAGAAAGGAGCCATGGTGCTGATTTTGGGGACTGTAAGGGGGGGTGTgtttggggtgaaggaagtgtagaccagggtgtcccagagggaatggttcctgtggaaggtggacagtggatgggagggaaatatgtgtcaggtggtggcatctcgctggaggtggtggaaatgatggctaatgatcttctggatgtgggtgctggtggaatggtaggtaaggatatggggaaccctattgctgttacgggagggaagagaagggttgagggcagaagtgtgggagatgggttggacctggttgaaggccctgctggggaatcctcagttgaggaataaggtggacatttcggaagcTCCCTTGtggaagttggcctcatctgaacatatacaacggaaactgaggaactgagagaattggatagagtctttacagaaagcagggtgtgaggctgtaaagcccaggtagctgtggtaTTTgttgggtttatagtggatattagtggctagTCTCTGCCCAGAAATGGACTCATGGCAGAAATATATTGGCGGAGGCAAGGTAGCGCCAAAGAATGGTGACAAATTTCCAGCAGTGGTGACACAGTTCCAGGACAGGTCTGGGCCTGCGTACCTGGCGGTGAAGGTGTTCCAGTGGCACGCAGGAACCTGGGACACTGGAGTGTTCACAGACTGAGGGATGGACTTTATGGCTCATTTTTCTGGTGGTGAGAGGTGGGAGAGTGATCCGGATGTTTTCTTTTGGCTGTTTCCTTTATTcatgcttctgtttttgttggtggTGCCTCTTCACTGTAATcctgtacacatgacaataaaatctaaagcATTAAAAGCATCAcccatcactgaatccagaaTTACCTGTTCCCTGGTGGGcttctaccacaagctgctccaaaaaacatcttgtagacattccacaaattcctttactCGAGATCCGCtatcaacctgattttcccagtccacctgcatattgaagtccccatgACTACTGCAGTAGTGTTTTTCTCACATGCCTTTTgtgtctcctgatttattttcttccccatatCCTGACGACTGCTTGGaagcctgtacataactccctcCAGGGCTATTTCTTATTTTGCAGTTCCATAACCACCTACCAACTCTGAGCCACTTCTTGCTTTCGATTTACCAACAAGGCAACCCTGCACAAACGACCCATCTGCCTCTACTTTCAATAGGACGTGTATCCTTGGATAGTTAGTTCTTAGCCATATCTCTGTGATAGCCGCAACATCGttcctgccaatttcaatctgcgctaAGGGTcgaggtccaaaacgtcagctttcctgctcttctgatgctgcttggtctgctgtgttcatccagctccacaccttgttatctctacaagCTAATTTACCCTGTTTTGTGTACTGCATGTATTTAAGTACgacaccctcagtcctgcattgactgacCCCCTTATTTGCTGTGCCTGAGCTTAGATTTCCTTACTGTATGCTTTGTTATTTGTTCTGACAGGGTGAAGTCGTGGTAAGGTCCCTGGACTAGTTATCACATGCCTCGGGCTCATGGCCTGGGCTCATGGATTCAGAAGGAAGctttttggcccattgtgtccacactgcCTCTTTGAGTGACAGTGATGACTTTAGTGCTATtccaaagaaaaggaatgcatggaatgtttgcaggatggctttttggaacagcttgtgatggagcccacaagggagcaggctattctggacttagtgctatgtaatgagcctgactttataaaagaccttaaagcaagggaacacttaggaggcagcgatcataatatggtagagttcagtctgcagtttgaaagagagaaagcaaaatcggatgcaatggtgttacagttaaataaagataattacaggggcgtgagagaggaattgatgaaaattgactggaagcagagcctagcgggaagacagtagagcaacaatggcaggagtttctgggtgtaattgaggacacagaacagaggttcattccaaagaaaagaaagattatccagggtgggattagacagccatggctgacaaaggaagtcaggaaatatatcaaaaaaaaagaggcagcctataaagtggccaagagcactgggaaatcagaagattgggaagactacgaaaacaaacagaggataacaaagagagaaataaggaaggagaggatcaaatatgaaggtaggctagctagtaatattagaaatgagagTAAAAGCtcctttcaatacataagaaacaaacgagaggcaaaagtagacattgggctgctccaaattgatgctggaaggctagtgatgggagataaggaaatagctgaagaacttaataagtactttgcgtcagtcttcacagtggaagacatgagtagtatgccaacaattagggagagctaGGGGgaagagttgagtatggtaggcattacaaaaaagaaagtgctagaaaagctaaaaggtctaaaaattgataaatctcctggccccgatgggctacatcctagatttctgaggaaggtggctgaggaaatagcagaggctttggtcatgatctttcaaaagtcactggagtcagggcaagtcccagatgattggaaaattgctgttgtaacccatttgtttaagaaagaatcaaggcaaaagatggaaaattataggccaattcgCCTAACCtcgtagttggtaaaattctaggatccattgtcaaggatgaggtttctaaattcctggaagtgcagggtcagattagaacaagtcagcatggatttagtaaggggaggtcgtgcctgacaaacctgttagaattctttgaagaggtaacaagtatgttagaccagggaaacccagtagatgttatctatctcgaCTTCCAAAAGgactttgatacggtgcctcacgggaggctgctgagcaaggtgagggcccatggtgttcaaggtgagctactggcttggattgaggattggctgtctgagagaaggcagagagttgggataaaaggctctttttcagaatggcaaccggtgctGAGTGATGTCCCGCAgatttcagtgttggggccgcagctgttcaccttatacattaatgatctggatgaagggactgggggcattctggcgaagtttgccgatgatatgaagataggtggacaggcaggtagtactgaggaggtggggaagctgcagaaagatttagacagtttaggagagtggtccaggaaatggctgatgaaattcaatgtgagcaaatgtgaggttttgcattttggaaaaagaatgcaggcatggactattttctaagtggtgagaaaattcgcagagcagaagtacaaagggatctgggagtgttggtccaggattctctaaaggttaacttgcaggtagagtccgtaattaagaaagcgaatgtaatgttgtcgtttatctcaagagggttggaatataaaagcagtgctgtgcttctgaggctttataaagctctagttaggccccatttagaatactgtgtccaattttgggccccacacctcgggaaggacataccagccctggagcgtgtctagcggagattcacatggatgatccctgaaatggtaggtttaacgtatgatgaacggctaaggatcctgggattgtactcattagagtttagaaggttgaggggagatctaatagaaacttacaagataatgtacggtttagaaggggtggacgctgggaagttgtttccgttaggtggggagactaggacccgtgggcacagccttaaaattagagggggtaaatttaaaactgaaatgagacgacatttcttcagccagagagtggtgggcttgtggaattcattgccgtggaggccgggatgttggatgccttcaaggcagagattgacaaattcttgatctcacaaggaatcaagggttacggtgagagtgcagggaagtggagttgaaatgcccatcagccataaatggcggagtggacttgatgggacgaatggccttacttccactcctatgtcttatggtcttatggacccttcctcagttcagacttgctgagtttttccagcaactttgtttttatccctggtttacagcatctgtagttctttcagtttttgtttagtgTTATTCTtgatagtgcattccagacctgaaTACTTACTTTGAGCATTTGCTCTCTTTTGCAAATTACTGTGGTAAACCTTCAAACGTTTTAGAATCTAAAGGATTAATCTTGTGAACATTGAGAGAAATATCTGACCATCAATTTCGACAGGCTGAACTAAGCACTAACATTCGTTCTATTAACGTTCTGATTGCTTGATTCTGCCTCTAAGCATGATAGTTGATGACTAGTTGGATGTTAGCAAAATTGCATTCTGGTATTTGTAGTTCCTCCTTTCTGCTCATTGTCATGTTGGCGGTCTACCTACTGGCACTGAGATATTCCATACTAGGAGGTCTTGCTGACCTCATTGGTTTAACTGTTTTCATTCCTGCCGACTGCGGCCTCACCCGGATGAATGTCCTTCAGTCCACCACATAAAACTCTACACATTGCTCCAAAACTGAACAATGAATCCGATCCAGCCAATTGGTACCCTGTTAACATCCTGTCAAAATGGAAGTGGCAGCATTGGGGTGAGGTCGTTCTGAATGTGAAGTGGTGTCAATTTGTACTCAAATTTGAATAATTTTGGATGTGAATGTGAATTAATCTGCACTGGAGTTGTTCCAAATGTGAGAGAGAATCAATCAGTCTGCACCATTAGGAATGGATGTGGAGATAAATACTATCTTGTGGCTGAAGGTATATCAGGCCCAAAGGAGGATTGTTGAGGTCAAGAATCAATCATTTCAGCTTGAGGATGTCACCCATTAGAAATTGTCCCTCTGTAACTAGGGGCTGCTGCTTGATGAGGCAGGATGTCCTCAGTTTTGCACTAGAGTCTGGTACCCTCCTTCAGTATTATACTGGCTCAAGGTGCATTTTAAATAGAATAACagataacccccccccccccccccccccagagggagttacagactggaatctaattgaggggattcggggtggtttatatgcagaataacatataccccgggagggagttgcagactggaatctgatcgaagGGGTTCGgcgtggtttatatacagaataacagataccccccgggagggagttacagactggaatctaattgaggggttcggggtggtttatatacagaataacagatacccacccgggagggagttacagactggcaTCTGTTCAATAGTTTCAGGGCTGTATGTTTGATGATGAATATATTGTTGATCTTTAAAATTGTGACCTATAACCCCAGGAATATAAATCATGAGAATAATTGAGTAATAGTGAGAATAATTGGAATATTTTACATGGTAGTTTATATTTGGGATGATTTATGTATACTGAAAGGACAGTCAGGGCATTTGGCACTGCAAAGTTTCACAAAAATAATGATACTGAGTCTTGTTGAAATGACTGGGCACTAATGGATAAAGATGCAGCAAGTCAGAGATGGTTTGGAGAgcaggaggcagaggatgtgggagTGAGGAGCGACGCTGAATGACTTTAAGGCAGAGTGTTTGGGTGATGAATTCATTAGTTCTCCATCAGCAGCTGTCATGTTATTTTATGAGGTTAGATTCTACGTAACAGACCACTTAGGGCTATTTTAAACAGCCACTATTACTCAGCGTTGAACTTGTGCAGTTGTGAGAAAGTCAGAGTTGTAATCCTGAACTCTGATTGTGACTGAAACCGATTTCTGTTCCTGACCCATGGAAGATTGATACACTTCGATGCAACATCCTGGGTAGCTTCAGGAATTACAGACAACTTCGCCGTGAGATAAAATCCTTTGGGCCGGAGAGGAAGTTTTATCAGAAGAACCATCGGGCGATTAAACCAGGATCAAATGTTCCGGGACAAGGTTAGATCTACTGGAAGGATTTAAGCCGAAGTTTCCTCTCCACATTATAGGAAGTGAGAATCAGGCAGACTGCCCTCAATTTCAACCCAGCACAGAAAGTGACCTCCATTGGATTGGAGCTTCTAGCCAGTTGCCCTGCCATTTGAAGAGGAATTTTGTGGGAACAAGTCTCTTCGAGGATAGATGGTGAGTGGGCTCAGACCTTTTCTTCAAAGAAGTTAATGTCACTCAGTATCCTCTTGATAATTCTCTGGTGTGAACTGCCCTCAAACTGGCCTTGGTATTTCTCTGCATCTGAACGTAGAGCCCAGGGTGAGTGATATGAATACGAGCTGGAATGAAGAATGCTTCAATGCCTCGAATCCAGATGCATGCCTTGCTTCCCAGATGTCCCTGATCACATCGCTCACAGTTCCTCTCTCCAGCATCGTCATCGTAGGGAATCTGGTCATCATCGTGGGGATCATCGGCAACAAGAGCCTGCACAACCCCACGAACTGTTACTTGCTGAGCTTGTTGCTGGCTGGCCTGGGCACCGGCCTCATCGTGCCTTCCATTCCCATGATGAACTTCAAGAGTGAGTATGCCTCCCAGATCTGCTTCTTTTTCCACCTCTTACCAAACTTCATCTTCCTCGCTTTCCTCTCCAACCTGCTGGTAGTTCACTATGACAGGTACGTCTGTATCACCCGTCCTTTCAGGTACAGTCTTTCTTGGACTCACAAGTATGTCCCTGCTGTCATACTGACCACCTGGCTCCTGCCCTTGCTGTTTGCCTCGCTGCCCCTGTTTGGCTGGAACAACTGGAGCCCCAGTGCCCGACATTGCTATTTCAAATTGATTTTCCCCCGTGCTTACATCTACCTGGAGATGTACGGATTACTTATCCCATCCATCTTAGCCATCACTGCAATGACAAGCCAAACCCTCCATGTGGCACGAAAGCATATAAAAGCAATTAAGAAGATGCATCGAGCTGTTCACAGTGACTCAGCTTCTCTTGAGAAACAACTGGACTTCAAATACGCTAAGTGCATCATGTTGCTGTTTATCACCTTCCTGGTTTGCTGGGTCCCTTACATTGTTTTCGTCCACATTTCGTTGTTTGTGGAAAACAGTGGATTGAAGACACGCATCATCCTGTCCTGTTTAGGAACTAGCAGTGCTGCTTTCGCCCCCTTCATCCTAGTCTTCAACAACAATGAATACTTCCAACTGTGGCGAAAAGTTTTCCAGAGTTTGCAAAAGTTGCAGCAAAGACGCTAGCGGAACTTTCATTGTCTGATATTTATTTCTGAGGTGTTGAGTGTTTATGTTTAGCTCCAACCCTGGAGGTTGTGCGTTTAATGCACTACTTTCACAAGACTTCAGCACAAATCCAgcgtgagggagtgctgcagggTTACCCTATTTCAGAAATCTGAGGCGGTGTATGCTTTCTCAGATGGATGTAAATGCTCCTCACTGAAAAAGACCATGGAATGTCTCAGCATTAGAGAAAAAATGGAAGCTCTCATCAGCTCaagcagcattggtggagagagaaacagagttaacgcttcagacTGAgaatcatagggtcatagagatatacagcacagaaacagacccttcggcccatcctgttcatgccgaccagatatcctaaactgatctagtcccttttgccagcatttggcccatttccgaCTAAACATTCCGCCTCAAatgcccatccaaatgccttgtaaatgttgttattgtacctgccttcaccaccacTTCTAACAGCTTGTTCCATTCGTGCGCCACCCActtcatgaaaatgttgtccGTCCGGTCCCTTATAAATCTCTCCCCttaattcccttcctgattaaacatctgtctatctcaaccatgaatatactgaatgacttagccttgacagccctctgctgtaaagaattccacagactcactcccCTCTGATAggagaaattccacctcatttctgtcttaaatatatgacTCCTTACTTTGAGATGATACTGTCTGGTCTTAGACACTGCCACAAGGGGAAATGATCTCTGTGCCTCTCTTGTCTCCTAAAAATCTTGTataattcaacaagatcacctctcattctgctaaactctgATAAGTAGAGGcgcaatctactcagtctcttctCGTAAGGCATGTTCCCTCATACCTGacatcagtctggtgaatcttctctggactgcctccaatgtgagtctgtctttccttagataagaggtCCAGAGCTGTTCACAGCATTCCACTTGTGGTCTAACGAGACCCTTGTATATTTTGAGCaaaacattgccacttttagactccatttcctttgaaataaaggccaatgtcccatttgccttccccattgcctgctgaacttggatgctaggaTTCTGTAACTCACGGATGAGAACTCCGAAATCcgtctgtgctgtagctttctgcagcctttccccatttaaacaatattcagctccattattcttcctgccaaagtgcataatctcacatttcctCACATTATTTCCATCTACTAACCACTTACGGAACCTGTTTATATCCCACTGCCTTCTCTTTGTGTCAACCTCAccactgttaactctgtttctctctccaccgatgctgccagaccttatgagtttctccggcacttcctgcttttatttcagcgcccatggtattttgcttttctgtttaTTAGACACTTGGGCAGTGTCCTGGACAATATTTCTCCGTCACCACAGTTATTACAACAAACAACCTGGTCTTTACCACAACTGCTGCTTGCTGTGCACTATGTTCcataggtaacaaggtgtagagctgggtgaatgctcagaggagcaggaaggctgacgtttcggggagacccttcttcagaaaagatgtttCATACTTGGTTGGGTGTGACTGTTTGGATGTACCTGTCTCAGGGTAATGAGACTACAACCATTTACAGAAGCTGTGAATTAACTGTTTAGATCAATCCTTCTACTTCCACAATACACCATACATGAAGTAATTTCCAAACTCAGAGAGAAATTTCTAACgtattggagacagttcagacaCAGCTCACAAGATTAATTCCTGTAATAAGTGGTTTGTCTTAGAGGGAgtgttggacaggctgggctggaatttagaaaagtcAGAGGAGGCTTGATCGAAACATAGAAGATCCCAATGGATCTTAACAGGATGGCTGTGTGGATAATGCTTCCGATTGTATGTTAAATGTATTTGTCTGCAGCCCCttttttggaatgtgctgctgttagaattttagttgcacttcagccccacactCCTGATCTTCAGGCAGCCACTGCTGGGAGAGCTGGACCAGTCTACAGGCCTTCTCATGGCTTTGGTCTTAGGCCTGGTCAAGGTGGCCATTAGCTGGTCCACACAGCGGATTGAAGAGGAGCTTGTTGTTCCTGCCTGCCCCTTTATTGTGGTTACATCCGCGCTCGGGTGACTTTGGAGGGGGGACCACATGGTTCTCACTGGCATAGTCGAGGACTTTCTTGACTGATGGGTGCCACAGGGGCTGGAATGTACCATGAACCCAAACTCTAAAATATTGATTTACTCAATCATAGGTTTCTATTTTGCCTATGGAGTTGTGTTTGTTTTTGGGTTGGTGTCCCAGGAACAGGACggttttattttccctttatttcAACTTTTGATGCCCTTCAAGAGCCCTAGGGTCTGTTATTTTATCAAGAAGTATTTATTCTACATTTTGACCCCTTGTTGTCCCTACCTTATGAGTGGTTGGTGGGGGCAATGCCAAGAAAAGCCATTTTTTAATTGTTTATTTGTTGCTTTTCCTTTTCCAGAGCTACTGGAGTTTCATTTTACCTCAGAAGTTGAAGAAtcttttgcttttctgtttgAAACAGGTAGTGTGAGATTTGCTCTGGGCTTGACCTGTTGTTGTGCTCATCCCAGGATTGTCTGATGGGGGCAGACTCATGGTAGGATGTGGGGTTGTCTTgaccattttgttttaaagatgtTTCCGGGAGAAGTTAGAATAAAGGGCCGTTGTTTCAAGATTAGTGATCGCCcactttaaaacagaaatgaagaaatgttCTTTCTCTCAGAAAGTGATGAGTctatggaactctcttcctgaaaagaaattaaaacagtCTTTGAATATTCTTACGTCAGAGTTGGACAGATTCGTGTTAAGCGAGGAGACGAAGGTTTATCAGGGATAGACAGAAATGTGGAATAATCATGtcaatcaaaatctcattgaactgctGCTCCCAATTCAACCTGAAATTCAAATGTATATTTTATTCGTTCATTTCTCTAGAGGATAGTTATTTAAaagatttttctttttgacttgAACTGAATGGGTGCAGTCTTTTAAATTCAGTTTCTGTTCGGAAGAATTTTGAATGTATTTCCTAAACTTTTTACGGATCGTGAGATTTGAGGTTTCAGATCCTGTATTAAACAACAGctgctggaggttttaaaaagtcttcatgttgcactttggaaatgTAAAGCTCGTGTGGTGAATCAACAAAGAGTGACAGCAACAAGATGCACCAAAGTGACAGAATGAGTCCGTCACTGAAGTGGCTTCACCTGATGCCAAACAATAAAAGattctttgctttcctaatcacGTGGTGCAAGCTCATTGAAATGTCTTGGAACAAAGAAACATTTGATCATGTTGCATCACGCTTAAGCTCCATGTCGAAAGTGATTTCACGTGAGAATTCCCCATGAAAAGAATTACATATGAATTAGCAGGCTAGGGCTAGGGCTGACAATAAAGCAAGTAAGTGGCACTGAGGTGTAAGGTCAGCTGCGATCTTACTAAAGGGTGAGatgggtttgatgggccaaatggctgacttCAGCTTCTATTTTTTACGTTCCTATGCTTTTCAAAATTAGTATCATGGGGGAACTATTTGTAACAATTGGTCTTGGTTAGCACTCAAAAtctcatagaacccctacagtgtggaaacaggcccttcaaccccaATTGACCCTCACAGCATCTTACCCAGGCCCAcgtccctgtaacccacctactctacacacccctgaacactacgagcaatttccCATGGGCAATCcaattagcctgcacatctttggactgtgggagaaaaccagagcacccagaggaaactcacacagacacggggagaacgtgcgaagtccacacagacaattccgcccgagggtggaattgaacccaggtccctggtacttttgaggtagcagtgctaaccactgagccactgtgctgcccaaagtTTGTTGAGGGGGGCACCCGGAGTGATCATGAAGCTGTTGGATTGATATAAAAATCAatatcccttagggaaggaaatctttccCTCTTATGATCCCAGTTGGTGTTCCTACCGAGCATACCAGAGCCCACATCAAAACCTAGCTTTCGACTGGTTTTAATGGAGAGGAGCGGGGTGAGGGATTCTCCCGCAGAAACACAAGTATGGAATGCTGAAGATGtttcaacaataaaacagaaatttatcaacaaaataaataaaaacagaataatCTAAATTATCTAGTTACAAAACACAATCAAAATTTTTAAACACAGTGTAAAAACAATCTCATTAACCTCTTTCATCATATAGTCTTTAAGTAACAATAACAGCAGCTTTTATGTAGTATCGAAAACATGTTCCTAACAGTCCCACAGAGATATGCTTCGGTGCAGTCATCATGACCAAATAGGGGTTTGGGGAGGAAGTGTTGTCAAGGGACAGTGAGACTCCAAACACTATTTCAGGGTTTCCCTCCATCTCCTCCTCTGACCAACAAAATACCAGCCGCTACGAAGACCACAAGAAGCAGAAGCAGAGGTAAGTATAAACCTACTGGAGCTGGGGGCTCGTTGTAGCTGCAAGAAAAAGCTGGAGTGACGCCACAGGGAGGCTGTGACCAGATTCGCTGGTAGGAAATCAGCACTAAATTTGAAAACGAGCACAGCCAAGAAGTATCAATAAAACTAATTAACTCAATaaagtaattaactaagtagaaataactgggcaggtgatgtgctgtagctgtatgatgtgggagctggctgatcccattgtgaacggcagcgaccacttCTGCAGCAAGTGCTGGTTACTCGAGGAACttcggctcagagttgatgagctggaatcggAGCTTTAAACCCGacagcacatccgggagggggagacgTACCTGGGTgatttgtttcaggaggcagtcacacctggtagattaagtcattcaaatttggtcagtggccaggAACAGCAGGG
The window above is part of the Stegostoma tigrinum isolate sSteTig4 chromosome 7, sSteTig4.hap1, whole genome shotgun sequence genome. Proteins encoded here:
- the LOC125454067 gene encoding G-protein coupled bile acid receptor 1-like, producing MNTSWNEECFNASNPDACLASQMSLITSLTVPLSSIVIVGNLVIIVGIIGNKSLHNPTNCYLLSLLLAGLGTGLIVPSIPMMNFKSEYASQICFFFHLLPNFIFLAFLSNLLVVHYDRYVCITRPFRYSLSWTHKYVPAVILTTWLLPLLFASLPLFGWNNWSPSARHCYFKLIFPRAYIYLEMYGLLIPSILAITAMTSQTLHVARKHIKAIKKMHRAVHSDSASLEKQLDFKYAKCIMLLFITFLVCWVPYIVFVHISLFVENSGLKTRIILSCLGTSSAAFAPFILVFNNNEYFQLWRKVFQSLQKLQQRR